One window of the Streptomyces asoensis genome contains the following:
- a CDS encoding KAP family P-loop NTPase fold protein: MSELQLWDDNPTTVDLLGFTSIVDTVVAALHSPSLDPVTIGINAPWGGGKSTVLGLLHEALDQESGYRVIRLDPWEFDDQFDVRGAVIGEVLQDLLTAYPDEDLGDSVKGLLERISWSRVAASVARGRLVAQTEELVKAFTPRSREDAKSLAGFRSEFAKLLQDLAPLKRLVVLVDDLDRCLPDAVMATLEAIKLFLSVKKVAFVLAADQEMVRESIAVSLDATGRGEQFALRYLEKIVQLPLSLPRISTDEAGAFIALLLSQRRCEQEDDYKQLVGHAQQRPSASALSLPNKPTAGSNLRRHPSA; this comes from the coding sequence ATGAGCGAATTGCAGCTGTGGGACGACAATCCGACGACCGTTGATCTTCTGGGATTCACCTCGATCGTCGACACCGTTGTGGCTGCCCTGCATTCGCCGTCTTTGGACCCCGTGACCATCGGAATCAACGCTCCCTGGGGCGGGGGGAAATCCACCGTCCTCGGCCTCCTGCATGAAGCGCTGGACCAGGAATCCGGGTACCGCGTGATCCGGCTCGATCCGTGGGAGTTCGACGACCAGTTCGACGTGCGCGGCGCTGTCATCGGTGAGGTCCTGCAGGATCTGCTGACCGCCTACCCGGACGAAGACCTCGGGGATTCCGTCAAAGGATTGCTGGAGCGCATCAGTTGGTCACGTGTCGCGGCCAGCGTGGCCCGCGGCCGACTGGTGGCACAAACCGAAGAGCTCGTCAAAGCGTTCACGCCCCGGTCTAGGGAGGACGCCAAGAGCCTGGCGGGATTCCGCAGTGAGTTCGCCAAGCTGCTCCAGGACTTGGCGCCCCTAAAGCGTCTGGTTGTTCTGGTGGACGATCTCGACCGGTGCCTGCCGGACGCAGTGATGGCCACTCTGGAGGCCATCAAGCTGTTCCTGTCCGTCAAGAAGGTGGCGTTCGTCCTGGCGGCTGATCAGGAGATGGTGCGGGAGTCCATCGCCGTCAGCCTTGACGCCACGGGCCGCGGAGAGCAGTTCGCGCTCCGTTACCTGGAGAAGATCGTTCAACTCCCGCTGTCGCTGCCGCGCATCAGCACGGACGAGGCGGGCGCCTTCATCGCCCTCTTGCTGTCACAACGCCGGTGTGAACAGGAAGATGACTACAAGCAGTTGGTCGGGCACGCCCAACAGCGTCCTTCCGCTTCGGCCCTCTCCTTGCCGAACAAGCCAACCGCTGGCTCGAACTTGCGGAGGCACCCATCCGCCTGA
- a CDS encoding acyl-CoA dehydrogenase family protein, whose protein sequence is MHLDHTPEQLRLRTELRAYFAELVPHNAYARHIDPVAAKRFYRKTIRRLGADGWLGVGWPEEYGGRGLTPIEQFVFFDEAAQAGVPLPLMALNTVGPTIMRYGTDEQKAYFLPKILAGEIDFAIGYSEPDAGTDLAALKTRAVRDGDTYVVNGQKIWTTNGDTADWVWLAVRTDPEAPPHKGITMLLVPTDDPGYSCTVIRTLASHDTTASYYENVRVPVSRRVGAENQGWRLITNQLNHERVTLAAHGTMAIRALHDVQRWATETKLADGRRVVDLPWVRRRLAQTHVKLDALKLLNWQMVGALQNGTLTPQDASAVKVYGSEARRDAYAWLMEVVAAPAALQEGSAGAVLHGELERGYRSAVIFTFGGGNNEIQREIISWIGLGMPRVRR, encoded by the coding sequence GTGCACCTCGACCACACGCCCGAGCAACTGCGGCTGCGCACCGAACTGCGCGCCTACTTCGCCGAGTTGGTGCCGCACAACGCCTACGCCCGGCACATCGACCCGGTCGCCGCGAAACGCTTCTACCGCAAGACGATCCGTCGGCTCGGCGCGGACGGCTGGCTCGGCGTCGGCTGGCCCGAGGAGTACGGCGGCCGCGGCCTCACCCCGATCGAGCAGTTCGTCTTCTTCGACGAGGCCGCCCAGGCCGGCGTGCCGCTGCCGCTGATGGCCCTGAACACGGTCGGGCCGACGATCATGCGGTACGGCACCGACGAGCAGAAGGCGTACTTCCTGCCGAAGATCCTCGCCGGTGAGATCGACTTCGCGATCGGCTACAGCGAACCCGACGCGGGCACCGACCTCGCCGCGCTCAAGACGCGCGCGGTGCGCGACGGCGACACGTACGTCGTCAACGGGCAGAAGATCTGGACGACCAACGGCGACACCGCCGACTGGGTGTGGCTCGCGGTGCGCACCGACCCCGAGGCCCCGCCGCACAAGGGCATCACCATGCTCCTCGTGCCGACCGATGACCCCGGATACTCCTGCACGGTCATCCGCACCCTCGCCTCCCACGACACCACCGCCAGCTACTACGAGAACGTGCGCGTCCCCGTCTCCCGGCGCGTCGGCGCCGAGAACCAGGGCTGGCGGCTGATCACCAACCAGCTCAACCACGAGCGGGTGACCCTCGCCGCGCACGGCACGATGGCCATCCGCGCCCTGCACGACGTGCAGCGCTGGGCGACGGAGACCAAACTCGCCGACGGCCGCCGGGTGGTCGACCTGCCCTGGGTGCGCCGACGGCTCGCCCAGACCCATGTGAAGCTCGACGCGCTCAAGCTCCTCAACTGGCAGATGGTCGGCGCCCTCCAGAACGGCACCCTCACCCCACAGGACGCCTCCGCCGTCAAGGTCTACGGCTCGGAGGCCCGCCGGGACGCCTACGCCTGGCTGATGGAGGTCGTCGCCGCCCCCGCCGCACTCCAGGAGGGCTCGGCGGGCGCCGTCCTGCATGGCGAACTCGAACGCGGCTACCGTTCCGCCGTGATCTTCACCTTCGGCGGCGGCAACAACGAGATCCAGCGGGAGATCATCTCGTGGATCGGCCTGGGGATGCCACGGGTACGGCGTTAG
- a CDS encoding ATP-binding cassette domain-containing protein, protein MSMAKKTDPPPAQHIADSHGLIRVHGASENNLKDVSIEIPKRRLTVFTGVSGSGKSSLVFDTIAAESQRLINETYSAFVQGFMPTLARPEVDVLEGLTTAIIVDQQRMGSDPRSTVGTATDANAMLRILFSRLGRPHIGPPTAYSFNTASVRASGGITVERGTKKTVKATYSRTGGMCVRCEGRGTVSDIDLTQLYDDSKSLNEGALTIPGYSMDGWYGRIFGGCGFFDPDKPIRRFTKKELHDLLHKEPTKIKVDGINLTYEGLIPKIQKSMLAKDIEALQPHIRAFVERAMTFTVCPECDGTRLSEGARSSKIEKVSIADACAMQISDLAEWVRGLDEPSVAPLLTALQHTLESFVEIGLGYLSLDRPSGTLSGGEAQRVKMIRHLGSSLTDVTYVFDEPTTGLHPHDISRMNDLLLRLRDKGNTVLVVEHKPQTIAIADHVVDLGPGAGTAGGTVCFEGTVEGLRSGDTITGRHLDDRAAVKETVRKPTGTLEVRGATAHNLRNVDVGIPLGVLCVVTGVAGSGKSSLVHGSIPAGEGVVSVDQGAIRGSRRSNPATYTGLLDPIRKAFAKVNGVKPALFSANSEGACPTCNGAGVVYTDLAMMAGVATTCEECEGKRYQAAVLEYHLGGRDISEVLAMSVSEAEEFFGAGEASTPAAHRILGRLADVGLGYLSLGQPLTTLSGGERQRLKLATHMGEKGGVYVLDEPTTGLHLADVEQLLGLLDRLVDAGKSVIVVEHHPAVMAHADWIIDLGPGAGHDGGRIVFEGTPADLVAARSTLTGEHLADYVGA, encoded by the coding sequence ATGAGCATGGCCAAGAAGACGGACCCGCCGCCTGCGCAGCACATCGCCGACAGTCACGGTCTGATCCGCGTGCACGGCGCCAGCGAGAACAACCTCAAGGACGTCAGCATCGAGATCCCGAAGCGCCGGCTGACGGTGTTCACCGGCGTCTCCGGCTCGGGCAAGAGCTCACTGGTGTTCGACACGATCGCCGCGGAGTCGCAGCGGCTGATCAACGAGACCTACAGCGCGTTCGTACAGGGCTTCATGCCGACGCTGGCGCGGCCCGAGGTCGACGTGCTCGAAGGGCTGACGACCGCGATCATCGTCGACCAGCAGCGGATGGGCTCCGACCCCCGCTCCACCGTCGGCACCGCCACCGACGCCAACGCGATGCTGCGCATCCTCTTCAGCAGGCTCGGCCGGCCGCACATCGGCCCGCCCACCGCGTACTCCTTCAACACCGCCTCGGTCCGGGCGAGCGGCGGGATCACCGTCGAGCGCGGCACCAAGAAGACGGTGAAGGCGACCTACTCCCGCACCGGCGGTATGTGTGTCCGCTGCGAGGGCCGCGGCACGGTCTCCGACATCGACCTCACCCAGCTCTACGACGACAGCAAGTCGCTCAACGAGGGCGCGCTCACCATCCCCGGCTACAGCATGGACGGCTGGTACGGCCGTATCTTCGGCGGCTGCGGATTCTTCGACCCGGACAAGCCGATCCGCAGGTTCACCAAGAAGGAGTTGCACGACCTCCTGCACAAGGAGCCGACGAAGATCAAGGTCGACGGCATCAACCTGACGTACGAGGGTCTGATCCCGAAGATCCAGAAGTCGATGCTGGCCAAGGACATCGAGGCACTCCAGCCGCACATCCGGGCGTTCGTGGAGCGGGCGATGACGTTCACCGTCTGCCCCGAGTGCGACGGCACCCGGCTCAGCGAAGGCGCGCGGTCGTCGAAGATCGAGAAGGTCAGCATCGCCGACGCCTGCGCGATGCAGATCAGCGACCTGGCCGAGTGGGTCCGGGGCCTCGACGAGCCGTCGGTGGCGCCGCTGCTCACCGCGCTCCAGCACACCCTCGAGTCGTTCGTGGAGATCGGCCTCGGCTACCTCTCGCTCGACCGGCCGTCGGGCACGCTGTCCGGCGGCGAGGCGCAGCGCGTCAAGATGATCCGCCACCTCGGCTCCTCGCTCACCGATGTCACCTACGTCTTCGACGAGCCGACCACGGGCCTGCACCCGCACGACATCAGCCGGATGAACGACCTGCTGCTGCGGCTGCGGGACAAGGGCAACACGGTGCTCGTCGTGGAGCACAAGCCGCAGACCATCGCGATCGCCGACCATGTCGTCGATCTCGGCCCCGGGGCCGGCACGGCGGGCGGCACCGTCTGTTTCGAGGGCACCGTCGAGGGGCTGCGGTCCGGCGACACCATCACCGGCCGCCATCTCGACGACCGGGCCGCCGTCAAGGAGACCGTGCGCAAGCCCACCGGCACGCTGGAGGTCCGCGGCGCGACGGCGCACAACCTGCGCAATGTCGACGTCGGCATCCCGCTCGGGGTGCTCTGCGTGGTCACCGGCGTGGCGGGCTCCGGCAAGAGCTCACTCGTGCACGGGTCGATCCCGGCCGGCGAGGGCGTGGTCTCGGTCGACCAGGGCGCGATCCGCGGCTCCCGACGCAGCAACCCGGCGACGTACACCGGACTGCTCGACCCGATCCGCAAGGCGTTCGCGAAGGTCAACGGCGTGAAGCCGGCGCTGTTCAGCGCCAACTCCGAGGGCGCCTGCCCGACGTGCAACGGCGCCGGCGTCGTCTACACCGACCTGGCGATGATGGCGGGAGTGGCCACCACCTGCGAGGAGTGCGAGGGGAAGCGGTACCAGGCCGCGGTCCTCGAGTACCACCTCGGCGGCCGCGACATCAGCGAGGTGCTCGCGATGTCGGTGAGCGAGGCCGAGGAGTTCTTCGGCGCCGGTGAGGCGAGCACGCCGGCCGCGCACCGGATCCTGGGCCGGCTCGCCGACGTCGGGCTCGGCTACCTCAGCCTCGGCCAGCCGCTCACCACGCTGTCCGGCGGCGAGCGGCAACGGCTGAAGCTGGCCACCCACATGGGCGAGAAGGGCGGTGTCTACGTGCTCGACGAGCCGACCACCGGCCTGCACCTCGCCGACGTCGAGCAGCTGCTCGGCCTGCTCGACCGGCTCGTCGACGCCGGCAAGTCGGTCATCGTCGTCGAGCACCATCCGGCGGTGATGGCCCACGCAGACTGGATCATCGACCTCGGTCCCGGCGCCGGTCACGACGGCGGCCGGATCGTCTTCGAGGGCACCCCCGCCGATCTCGTCGCCGCCCGCTCCACCCTCACCGGCGAGCACCTCGCGGATTACGTGGGCGCCTGA
- a CDS encoding PAS domain S-box protein, translating to MADVMRAEPARRAGTGAGAGADTAKRKVKQKAQQKRCGCGAPPSEGAVGGAEERFRGLLEAAPDAMVIVDDSGIIRLVNAQTEALFGHGREELLGQPVELLIPHRFHGQHTAHRSGYTANRQVRPMGAGLELHGLRKNGTEFPVEISLSPLETADGLLVSAAVRDVSERKAAEARINELAALVESSQDAILAHTLDGYITYWNAAAQRLYGYTADEAIGRHVSLLAPPELRGEIRELLRRLRHAEKVEHYETLRMTSTGALRDVDVTLWPTRDTHGTVVGACAIVRDISDRKRAEAELTALYEQQRHIALTLQRSLMGTPPALPGLATASRYRPATQGAGVGGDWFDLIPLGADRVGVLIGDVMGRGLEAAAVMGQLRSAAHALAKTGMQPRQLMRALDTCVADLDVPDQLVTCCYLVIAPDAGTVTVCSAGHLPVLVAGVGEGINALPSPVNAPLGVGDILYEQSSSEIPPGATLVLYTDGLIETPGSDIEVRIGELTVLLDKLFVGTPCLEAAADHVLAGLLPDADGHNDDVTLLLAQLPAAPLAAVTTHFPAAPASVPEGRAFLHKALTSWNCADRADDALLLLSETLTNAVQHSEGPIALHLHRTATDLTVEVSDPSPQLPQPRVAVEDAESGRGLILVRALAAGWGVRPTDEGKTTWFTLKL from the coding sequence ATGGCCGACGTGATGCGGGCGGAACCAGCGCGGCGCGCGGGCACGGGGGCAGGCGCGGGAGCGGACACCGCGAAACGGAAGGTGAAGCAGAAGGCTCAGCAGAAACGGTGCGGCTGCGGGGCGCCCCCGTCGGAGGGCGCGGTCGGCGGGGCCGAGGAAAGGTTCCGCGGACTGCTGGAGGCGGCGCCGGACGCCATGGTCATCGTCGACGACTCCGGCATCATCAGGCTCGTCAACGCCCAGACCGAGGCCCTGTTCGGGCACGGCCGCGAGGAACTGCTCGGCCAGCCGGTCGAGCTGCTCATCCCGCACCGGTTCCACGGTCAGCACACCGCGCACCGCAGCGGCTACACGGCCAACCGACAGGTGCGTCCGATGGGCGCCGGGCTCGAACTGCACGGGCTGCGCAAGAACGGCACGGAGTTCCCCGTCGAGATCAGCCTGAGCCCGCTGGAGACGGCGGACGGGCTCCTGGTGTCGGCGGCCGTGCGCGACGTCAGCGAGCGCAAGGCGGCCGAGGCGCGCATCAACGAGCTCGCCGCGCTCGTGGAGTCGTCGCAGGACGCGATCCTCGCGCACACCCTCGACGGATACATCACCTACTGGAACGCGGCCGCGCAGCGCCTGTACGGCTACACGGCCGATGAGGCCATCGGCCGGCACGTCTCGCTGCTGGCCCCGCCGGAGCTGCGGGGCGAGATCCGCGAGCTGCTCCGGCGGCTGCGGCACGCCGAGAAGGTCGAGCACTACGAGACGCTGCGGATGACCAGCACCGGGGCACTGCGCGACGTGGACGTCACGCTGTGGCCGACCCGGGACACCCACGGCACCGTGGTCGGGGCGTGCGCGATCGTGCGGGACATCAGCGACCGCAAGCGCGCGGAGGCCGAGCTCACGGCCCTGTACGAACAGCAGCGGCACATCGCCCTGACGCTCCAGCGCAGTCTGATGGGCACTCCGCCCGCCCTGCCCGGTCTGGCCACCGCGAGCCGCTACCGGCCCGCCACCCAGGGCGCCGGTGTGGGCGGCGACTGGTTCGACCTGATCCCGCTGGGCGCCGACCGGGTGGGTGTGCTGATAGGCGATGTGATGGGCCGCGGGCTGGAAGCGGCCGCCGTGATGGGCCAGTTGCGGTCGGCCGCGCACGCGCTGGCCAAGACCGGTATGCAGCCGCGGCAGTTGATGCGGGCACTGGACACCTGCGTCGCCGACCTCGATGTGCCCGACCAGCTCGTCACCTGCTGCTACCTGGTGATCGCCCCGGACGCGGGCACGGTGACGGTGTGTTCGGCGGGACATCTGCCGGTGCTGGTCGCCGGGGTGGGCGAGGGCATCAACGCCCTGCCCAGTCCGGTCAACGCACCGCTCGGCGTGGGCGACATCCTGTACGAGCAGTCCAGTTCGGAGATACCGCCCGGAGCCACCCTGGTGCTCTACACGGACGGCCTGATCGAGACACCGGGCAGCGACATCGAGGTACGGATCGGTGAACTGACCGTACTGCTGGACAAGTTGTTCGTCGGAACACCCTGTCTGGAGGCCGCGGCGGACCATGTCCTCGCGGGTCTGCTGCCGGACGCCGACGGCCACAACGACGACGTCACGCTGCTGCTCGCGCAGCTGCCGGCCGCTCCACTGGCCGCCGTCACCACCCACTTCCCGGCCGCCCCGGCCTCCGTCCCGGAGGGGCGGGCCTTTCTGCACAAGGCGCTGACCTCGTGGAACTGTGCGGACCGGGCCGACGACGCGCTTCTGCTGCTGTCGGAGACCCTGACGAACGCCGTGCAGCACTCCGAGGGCCCGATCGCCCTGCATCTGCACCGCACCGCCACCGACCTCACGGTCGAGGTCAGCGACCCCAGCCCGCAGCTCCCCCAGCCGCGGGTGGCGGTCGAGGACGCGGAGTCGGGCCGCGGCCTGATCCTGGTCCGTGCCCTCGCCGCCGGCTGGGGGGTGCGGCCGACGGACGAGGGCAAGACGACCTGGTTCACGCTGAAGCTGTGA
- a CDS encoding potassium channel family protein, which translates to MKWLVSLVGVGLVMVTLRDLFHTLWHPTRHGGLSRLVMTALWRLARRFRPPGRVVGLVGPLAMVTVVSMWAVTVVLGWAIVYWPHMPGAFTFAPGSQAAQEPALLDSVYLSLVTVATLGLGDIAPDEGWLRLVSPLEALIGFALLTATVSWVLEIYPALTRRRVLAVRLALLRDAEPTTRQIDCTAGALLLDSLATDVSRVRIDFTQYAEAYYFHDGEDHSSLAAMVGYAAVLAQRGQAAERPEVRLAGALLAGALKDLAAILDQRFLHTGGPPTEVFAAYAADHGRDGAQP; encoded by the coding sequence ATGAAGTGGTTGGTCTCGCTGGTCGGTGTCGGACTCGTCATGGTGACCCTGCGGGACCTTTTCCACACCCTCTGGCACCCCACGCGCCACGGTGGTCTGAGCCGCCTCGTGATGACGGCACTGTGGCGCCTTGCCCGGCGTTTCCGTCCGCCCGGCCGCGTGGTCGGGCTCGTCGGGCCGCTGGCCATGGTCACGGTCGTGAGCATGTGGGCCGTCACCGTCGTCCTCGGCTGGGCGATCGTCTACTGGCCCCACATGCCCGGGGCGTTCACCTTCGCCCCCGGTTCCCAGGCGGCGCAGGAACCGGCGCTACTCGACTCCGTGTATCTGTCGCTCGTCACGGTGGCCACCCTGGGGCTGGGTGACATCGCACCCGACGAGGGCTGGCTCCGTCTGGTCTCACCGCTCGAAGCCCTCATCGGTTTCGCCCTCCTGACGGCCACCGTCTCCTGGGTGCTGGAGATCTATCCGGCGCTGACCCGCAGGAGGGTCCTGGCCGTCCGACTGGCTCTGCTGCGCGACGCCGAGCCCACAACGCGGCAGATCGACTGCACCGCAGGAGCACTGCTGCTGGACAGCCTGGCCACCGACGTCTCACGCGTCCGCATCGACTTCACCCAGTACGCCGAGGCGTACTACTTCCACGACGGGGAGGACCACTCGTCGCTGGCGGCCATGGTCGGCTACGCCGCCGTACTCGCCCAGCGCGGGCAGGCGGCGGAACGGCCGGAGGTGCGACTGGCCGGCGCGCTGCTCGCAGGCGCGTTGAAAGACCTCGCCGCCATCCTCGACCAACGTTTCCTCCATACGGGCGGCCCGCCGACGGAAGTGTTCGCCGCTTACGCCGCCGACCACGGCCGCGACGGCGCTCAGCCGTGA
- a CDS encoding ferredoxin: protein MTSTTSQTYQTSQQELFRFLEDRFACAQACTECARASALRASLVDPDGTDDQALLRRKGIMCAEVCDATCRVLSEDNRLDEAGIRAQLEWCRTVCLETAHVFDKHPGAEDGAAACRACAKACTEFIGTLA, encoded by the coding sequence GTGACTTCGACGACATCTCAGACGTACCAGACATCGCAACAGGAGCTCTTCCGATTCCTGGAGGACCGCTTCGCCTGCGCCCAGGCGTGCACCGAGTGCGCGCGGGCCAGTGCGCTGCGCGCGAGCCTCGTGGATCCGGACGGGACCGACGATCAGGCGCTGCTGCGCCGCAAGGGCATCATGTGCGCGGAGGTGTGCGACGCGACCTGTCGCGTGCTGTCCGAGGACAACCGCCTGGACGAGGCCGGCATCCGCGCCCAGCTGGAGTGGTGTCGGACCGTGTGCCTGGAGACCGCCCACGTCTTCGACAAGCACCCGGGAGCCGAGGACGGCGCCGCCGCCTGCCGTGCCTGCGCCAAGGCCTGCACGGAGTTCATCGGGACGCTGGCCTGA
- a CDS encoding DUF6479 family protein yields MTTASVQLAAASGLLSLVLFVVALAVLAVLGGSFWLGTRVKSREPARPRPEEQPHLPPGGAVHEVRENREPDEVPRTPKGGRPLTPYELTNMQTRSSGDKTRPRWSRGSSGSFGGGGIGSH; encoded by the coding sequence ATGACTACCGCAAGCGTTCAGCTGGCCGCCGCGAGCGGCCTGCTCAGCCTCGTGCTGTTCGTGGTCGCGCTGGCCGTCCTGGCCGTGCTGGGCGGCAGCTTCTGGCTGGGCACGCGTGTGAAGTCGCGCGAGCCGGCCCGGCCGCGCCCCGAGGAACAGCCGCACCTCCCGCCGGGCGGCGCGGTCCACGAGGTCCGGGAGAACCGGGAACCCGACGAGGTGCCTCGGACGCCGAAGGGCGGCCGTCCCCTCACGCCGTACGAACTGACCAACATGCAGACCCGGTCGAGCGGGGACAAGACACGGCCGCGCTGGAGCCGCGGCAGCAGTGGCTCGTTCGGCGGGGGCGGCATCGGATCCCACTGA
- a CDS encoding FAD-dependent monooxygenase, which translates to MVLADLDLSGDSGRSGAQVFAGRQGLLFLFPLGEQAAWRLLATRASAGGSGLDFGQLGTAVPHTDLQRLLSDVGLDARIERLAWSARVPLQCSLAARFRRGRLFLAGDAAHNCSPATGQGMNAGIQDAVNLGWKLGFAANCSGGEAAGGLGAEVLLDSYDTERRPATHRRLILTHTVFWAEASTGRIPSWLRAVAAPRAAPAVPILLDRRRLVAEGIRFISQLRVNYGHSALSVEGRPRLHGAPRPGDRLPDATVSVGGPPQRLHGLLAGAGVHVLLQRDAAPPPDAVLGPQVTVLRLRNSPGRGLIAVRPDGHVDFRCGTTDAAGLSNWLSLIGASASPSSRP; encoded by the coding sequence GTGGTCCTCGCCGACCTCGATCTCAGCGGCGACTCCGGCCGCTCCGGCGCCCAGGTGTTCGCGGGTCGTCAAGGACTGCTGTTCCTCTTCCCGCTCGGAGAGCAGGCCGCCTGGCGGCTGCTGGCCACACGGGCGTCCGCCGGCGGGTCCGGACTGGACTTCGGCCAGCTCGGAACCGCCGTCCCGCATACCGATCTGCAGCGACTTCTGAGCGACGTCGGGCTGGACGCCCGGATCGAGCGCCTCGCGTGGTCCGCGCGGGTGCCCCTCCAGTGCAGCCTCGCCGCACGATTCCGCCGCGGGCGGCTCTTCCTCGCGGGGGACGCGGCTCACAACTGTTCACCGGCCACCGGCCAGGGCATGAACGCCGGCATCCAGGACGCGGTGAATCTCGGCTGGAAGCTCGGCTTTGCGGCGAACTGTTCCGGAGGCGAGGCCGCGGGCGGGCTCGGTGCCGAAGTGCTGCTCGACTCCTACGACACGGAGCGCCGGCCGGCCACCCACCGACGGCTGATCCTCACGCACACGGTGTTCTGGGCAGAGGCATCGACCGGCCGGATCCCCTCGTGGCTGCGCGCGGTGGCCGCTCCGCGCGCAGCCCCGGCCGTGCCGATCCTCCTGGACCGGCGACGGCTGGTCGCCGAAGGCATCCGCTTCATCTCCCAACTGCGGGTGAACTACGGGCACAGCGCCCTGTCGGTGGAGGGAAGACCGCGCCTGCATGGTGCACCTCGCCCGGGAGACCGCCTACCGGACGCGACCGTCAGCGTCGGGGGGCCTCCACAACGGTTGCACGGGCTGCTCGCCGGTGCGGGCGTGCACGTGCTGCTACAGCGCGACGCCGCCCCGCCGCCGGACGCGGTGCTCGGTCCCCAAGTCACTGTCCTCCGGCTGAGGAACAGCCCCGGCCGCGGTCTGATCGCGGTCCGCCCGGACGGGCATGTCGACTTCCGGTGCGGAACCACCGACGCGGCCGGGCTGAGCAACTGGCTCTCACTGATCGGCGCATCGGCATCACCATCAAGCCGACCGTGA
- a CDS encoding ATP-grasp domain-containing protein has product MSRPCIALIADPTSPEGCREYLADAVELLTGAPPVRVDSRHFATGGTGRGVRDGGRLRLQVPEERLDFVPDVVLLYEIPPHHRRALAGFQELLESHDVVTLAAGPDAWRTATEKNLTVERFVRDGVAQMETAVLSRPSPREAADTFDRLGRDTWARPVVGTGGNDTFHVTTPAQLELAAAYYAERGTDWLLSRDAGNITADGRRHQFRVFVLGDRVVHAREHLQPETDTPCNTCQGATAVHIAPQDLQPRLAELAVAATASVGLPFAGVDLAVENGGVVFEVNVQPAFVDGELELRAVAVPYVQAHLDAFAPAFGGPPRGLTASA; this is encoded by the coding sequence GTGTCCCGACCGTGCATCGCCCTGATCGCCGACCCCACCTCGCCCGAAGGCTGCCGTGAGTACCTCGCCGACGCCGTGGAACTGCTCACCGGCGCCCCGCCCGTCCGGGTCGACTCCCGGCACTTCGCGACCGGCGGAACCGGCCGGGGCGTCCGCGACGGAGGCCGGTTACGGCTCCAGGTGCCCGAGGAGCGGCTGGACTTCGTACCCGACGTCGTACTGCTGTACGAGATCCCGCCGCACCACCGGCGGGCCCTCGCCGGCTTCCAGGAGCTCCTGGAGAGCCACGACGTGGTGACCCTGGCCGCCGGACCCGACGCCTGGCGGACCGCGACCGAGAAGAACCTCACCGTCGAACGCTTCGTCCGGGACGGGGTCGCCCAGATGGAGACCGCCGTGCTGTCCCGGCCCTCCCCGCGGGAGGCCGCCGACACGTTCGACCGGCTCGGCCGCGACACCTGGGCCCGGCCCGTCGTCGGCACCGGCGGCAACGACACCTTCCATGTCACCACCCCCGCCCAACTGGAGCTCGCCGCCGCCTACTACGCCGAGCGCGGCACCGACTGGCTGCTCTCCCGCGACGCCGGCAACATCACCGCCGACGGCCGGCGTCACCAGTTCCGGGTCTTCGTCCTGGGCGACCGCGTCGTGCACGCCCGCGAGCACCTCCAGCCGGAGACCGACACCCCGTGCAACACCTGCCAGGGCGCCACCGCCGTCCATATCGCCCCGCAGGACCTCCAGCCCCGGCTCGCCGAACTCGCCGTCGCGGCCACCGCGTCGGTCGGGCTCCCCTTCGCCGGTGTCGACCTGGCCGTGGAGAACGGCGGGGTCGTCTTCGAGGTCAACGTCCAGCCCGCCTTCGTCGACGGCGAGCTGGAACTCCGGGCGGTGGCCGTGCCGTACGTCCAGGCGCACCTGGACGCCTTCGCGCCGGCCTTCGGCGGCCCGCCCCGGGGGCTCACAGCTTCAGCGTGA